The following coding sequences lie in one Thermoanaerobaculia bacterium genomic window:
- a CDS encoding PHB depolymerase family esterase, with the protein MKCICLPFPVLTWILVIGMSLSAFAQHTSVGSIYFDGVYRDYILYVPESYTGEEAVPLLLNFHGYGSNAYTQMYYGDFRPIADREGFILVHPDGTKDDVGYQHWNVGGWTVGSTVDDVGFMEALIQFLMSEYTIDSSRIYATGMSNGGYMSYLLACQLSERIAAIASVTGSMTPETYLGCNPVHPVPVLQIHGTADPVVPYNGNTWSLPVEDVMEFWVQENSCSPSAVVIPLDDVDFTDGSTVELITYGDCESGTAVKFYRVIGGAHTWPGTNYPSPGTNNDIDASEEIWEFFSRYDIQGKRESRRHVRPF; encoded by the coding sequence ATGAAGTGCATTTGCCTTCCTTTCCCCGTTTTGACCTGGATCCTTGTGATTGGAATGTCCCTTTCCGCCTTTGCCCAGCACACGTCGGTAGGATCGATTTATTTTGACGGTGTTTACCGGGATTACATCCTCTACGTTCCGGAATCCTATACAGGAGAGGAAGCCGTTCCGCTGCTCCTCAATTTCCACGGATACGGTAGTAACGCCTACACCCAGATGTATTATGGAGATTTCCGACCCATAGCCGACCGGGAGGGTTTCATCCTGGTTCATCCGGATGGGACAAAGGACGATGTGGGCTACCAGCACTGGAATGTCGGGGGATGGACGGTGGGCAGCACCGTGGATGATGTGGGATTCATGGAGGCTCTGATCCAATTCCTCATGTCTGAATACACGATCGATTCTTCCAGGATCTACGCGACGGGCATGTCGAACGGCGGATACATGAGCTACCTCCTTGCCTGTCAGCTTTCCGAAAGGATCGCAGCCATCGCATCGGTGACCGGTTCAATGACCCCCGAAACCTATCTTGGATGCAACCCGGTCCATCCTGTGCCGGTTCTGCAGATTCACGGAACCGCTGACCCCGTCGTTCCCTATAATGGAAATACATGGTCCCTTCCTGTCGAAGATGTCATGGAATTCTGGGTACAGGAAAACAGCTGCTCACCCTCGGCCGTGGTCATTCCTCTTGACGATGTTGACTTCACGGATGGGAGTACTGTGGAACTGATCACCTACGGGGACTGTGAAAGCGGCACAGCCGTCAAGTTCTACAGGGTAATCGGCGGTGCCCACACCTGGCCCGGAACAAACTATCCCAGCCCCGGTACAAACAACGACATCGACGCATCGGAAGAGATCTGGGAGTTCTTTTCCCGGTACGACATCCAGGGAAAACGGGAGAGCCGAAGGCATGTCAGACCCTTTTGA
- a CDS encoding LysE family transporter — MIDLDATITFIAVTLYTPGPNNILCASLGALYGYRRTVPFIMGAVAGFWLVMALCAFLAGGLNRLVPGAVPVLKYVGAGYILWLAWGVYQSSGRLLEKSEEARPLGFLNGFALQFVNPKVAFFGLTLFSLFLSEWSTSFLTLLWVPILLALVGFSANAIWAFGGQAIMKRLGTPGRARALGVVLSSALVYIALDLADLLPW; from the coding sequence ATGATAGATCTCGATGCGACGATTACCTTCATTGCCGTGACCCTCTATACTCCCGGTCCGAACAATATTCTGTGTGCGTCGTTAGGGGCTCTCTACGGCTATCGACGTACCGTACCTTTCATCATGGGAGCGGTCGCGGGGTTCTGGCTGGTCATGGCTCTCTGCGCTTTTCTCGCCGGGGGATTAAACAGGTTGGTGCCGGGTGCCGTTCCAGTTTTGAAATATGTCGGTGCGGGCTATATTCTGTGGCTGGCGTGGGGAGTCTACCAGAGCAGCGGCAGACTCCTGGAGAAGAGTGAGGAGGCCAGGCCTCTCGGTTTCCTCAACGGCTTTGCGCTACAGTTTGTCAACCCGAAGGTCGCCTTCTTCGGCCTCACCCTCTTTTCTCTCTTTCTCTCTGAATGGTCCACCTCTTTCCTCACGCTCCTCTGGGTGCCGATTCTCCTTGCCCTTGTAGGATTTTCCGCAAATGCAATCTGGGCCTTTGGTGGTCAGGCGATCATGAAGCGGCTTGGAACCCCGGGCAGAGCGCGTGCCCTGGGTGTGGTGCTCTCTTCCGCGCTCGTCTATATAGCCCTGGACCTGGCTGATCTCCTTCCCTGGTAA